From a single Ornithorhynchus anatinus isolate Pmale09 chromosome 15, mOrnAna1.pri.v4, whole genome shotgun sequence genomic region:
- the SOX9 gene encoding transcription factor SOX-9: protein MNLLDPFMKMTEEQEKGMSAAPSPTMSEDSAGSPCPSGSGSDTENTRPQDNTFSKGEPDLKKESEEDKFPVCIREAVSQVLKGYDWTLVPMPVRVNGSSKNKPHVKRPMNAFMVWAQAARRKLADQYPHLHNAELSKTLGKLWRLLNESEKRPFVEEAERLRVQHKKDHPDYKYQPRRRKSVKNGQAEPEDGAEQTHISPNAIFKALQADSPHSSSGMSEVHSPGEHSGQSQGPPTPPTTPKTDVQPGKTDLKREGRPLQEGGRQPPIDFRDVDIGELSSDVISNIETFDVNEFDQYLPPNGHPGVPAAHGQPGQVTYTGGYGIGGGSSAPPASSGHVWLSKQQQQQQQQQQPPPQQSPQQQQQQQQQQPPPPQQAQHPTLTTLSGEQGQAQQRTHIKTEQLSPSHYSEQQQHSPQQINYSPFNLPHYSPSYPTITRSQYDYTDHQSSNSYYSHAAGQSSGLYSTFTYMNASQRPMYTPIADTAGVPSIPQASSPHWDQPVYTQLTRP, encoded by the exons ATGaatctcctggaccccttcaTGAAGATGAccgaggagcaggagaagggcatgtccgcggcccccagccccaccatgtCGGAGGACTCGGCGGGGTCCCCCTGCCCGTCCGGCTCGGGGTCGGACACCGAGAACACCCGGCCCCAGGACAACACCTTCTCCAAGGGCGAGCCCGACCTGAAGAAGGAGAGCGAGGAGGACAAGTTCCCCGTGTGCATCCGGGAGGCGGTCAGCCAGGTGCTCAAGGGCTACGACTGGACCCTGGTGCCCATGCCCGTCAGGGTCAACGGGTCCAGCAAGAACAAGCCGCACGTCAAGCGGCCCATGAACGCCTTCATGGTGTGGGCGCAGGCGGCGCGCAGGAAGCTGGCAGACCAGTACCCGCACCTGCACAACGCCGAGCTCAGCAAGACGCTGGGCAAGCTCTGGAG gcTGCTGAATGAGAGCGAGAAGCGACCCTTCGTGGAGGAGGCGGAGAGGCTGAGAGTGCAGCACAAGAAGGACCATCCCGACTACAAGTACCAGCCCCGCCGGAGGAAATCGGTCAAGAACGGTCAGGCCGAGCCGGAGGACGGCGCCGAGCAGACCCACATCTCGCCCAACGCCATCTTCAAAGCGCTCCAGGccgactctccccactcctcctccggCATGAGTGAGGTCCACTCCCCCGGGGAGCATTCGG GACAGTCCCAgggcccacccaccccccccaccacccccaagacCGACGTCCAGCCGGGCAAGACCGACCTGAAGCGAGAAGGGCGCCCCCTTCAggaggggggcaggcagccccccATCGACTTCCGAGACGTGGACATCGGGGAGCTGAGCAGCGACGTCATCTCCAACATCGAGACCTTCGACGTCAACGAGTTTGACCAGTACCTCCCCCCGAACGGTCATCCCGGGGTCCCCGCCGCCCACGGCCAACCGGGTCAGGTGACCTACACGGGCGGCTACGGCATCGGCGGCGGCAGCTCGGCCCCTCCGGCCAGCTCGGGCCACGTGTGGTTgtccaagcagcagcagcagcagcaacagcagcagcaaccgcCACCGCAGCAGTCcccgcaacagcagcagcaacagcagcagcagcagccgccgccgcctcagcaGGCCCAGCACCCTACGCTGACCACGCTGAGCGGGGAGCAGGGACAAGCTCAACAGCGAACGCACATCAAGACGGAGCAACTCAGCCCCAGTCACTACAGCGAACAGCAGCAGCACTCTCCCCAGCAGATCAACTACAGCCCCTTCAACCTTCCCCACTACAGCCCCTCGTATCCCACCATCACGCGCTCCCAGTACGACTACACAGACCACCAGAGCTCCAACTCCTACTACAGCCACGCGGCGGGACAGAGTTCCGGGCTCTATTCCACGTTCACCTACATGAACGCCTCTCAGCGGCCCATGTACACCCCCATTGCGGACACAGCCGgtgtcccctccatcccccaagcCTCCAGTCCTCACTGGGATCAGCCCGTGTACACGCAGCTCACCAGGCCTTAA